ATGAAAATTCTCTGACGCGACGATTACAGCAACATTGCGATGGGCGTTTTAGTGTGCGGGTATTACAGCAATGCTGGCAACACCCGAGGCTGGATGAGTCGCGTATTTTAAATATGCGGCAGGGTGAGGTGGCGTTGGTTCGGCAGGTACAATTGCTCTGTGATGGGATGCCTATGGTCTTTGCTCGTACCGTCATCCCGGTTCGATCACTATCAGGTTCTGAACGCCGCCTGGCACATCTGGGTAATCGTCCTCTGGGTGAGTTTTTGTTTTCCAATCCATCGCTGCAACGTGGTGAGATGGAGTTGGCACGTATTGACTCGGGTTCGGTTAT
This DNA window, taken from Gammaproteobacteria bacterium, encodes the following:
- a CDS encoding chorismate lyase → MTVKTHWYPARFFRTHAIPLSLRAWLLDENSLTRRLQQHCDGRFSVRVLQQCWQHPRLDESRILNMRQGEVALVRQVQLLCDGMPMVFARTVIPVRSLSGSERRLAHLGNRPLGEFLFSNPSLQRGEMELARIDSGSVMGRVAVQGLKNKPATIWGRRSVFSLNQNNLLVNEIFLF